The following are from one region of the Sporichthyaceae bacterium genome:
- a CDS encoding response regulator, producing the protein MSARHAGNGARVLVVDDDPNILRALQVNFRARDYEVASVASGAAALQKAAQWQPDLVLLDLGLPDIDGVEVIHGLRGWTAVPIVVLSGRAGSRDKIEALDAGADDYVTKPFELEELLARVRAVTRRVVAEEATAAATIGTYLVDLVAHTVRSADGADVHLTKTEWQLAEILLRNPGKLVPQRYLLEQIWGPTYVTQTQYLRQYMNQLRHKLEPDPSRPRHLITELGMGYRFVP; encoded by the coding sequence ATGAGCGCGCGGCATGCGGGTAACGGCGCCCGGGTGCTGGTGGTCGACGACGACCCGAACATCCTGCGCGCGCTGCAGGTGAACTTCCGTGCTCGCGACTACGAGGTGGCCAGCGTGGCCAGCGGTGCTGCCGCGCTGCAGAAGGCTGCGCAGTGGCAGCCGGACCTGGTGCTGCTCGATCTGGGCCTGCCGGACATCGACGGGGTGGAGGTCATCCATGGCCTGCGCGGCTGGACCGCGGTGCCGATCGTGGTGCTGTCCGGGCGCGCGGGCAGCCGGGACAAGATCGAGGCGCTGGACGCCGGCGCGGATGACTACGTCACCAAGCCGTTCGAACTGGAAGAACTCCTCGCCCGGGTGCGTGCCGTCACCCGCCGCGTGGTCGCCGAGGAAGCCACGGCCGCCGCGACAATCGGCACCTACCTGGTGGACCTCGTCGCGCACACCGTGCGTTCTGCCGACGGCGCGGATGTGCACCTGACCAAGACCGAGTGGCAGCTCGCCGAGATCCTGCTGCGCAACCCCGGCAAGCTGGTGCCGCAGCGCTACCTGTTGGAACAGATCTGGGGCCCGACGTATGTGACGCAGACTCAGTATCTGCGCCAGTACATGAACCAACTGCGGCACAAGTTGGAGCCGGACCCGTCCCGGCCGCGTCACCTGATCACCGAACTGGGCATGGGCTACCGCTTCGTTCCGTGA
- the kdpA gene encoding potassium-transporting ATPase subunit KdpA encodes MGPTGAGIVFIATLALALIVVHIPLGDYMYRVFTSQRHLRAERALYRMIGVDADAEQTWSAYARSVLAFSVVSVVGLYLLLRLQGHLPGNLGFAGVAPALAWNTAASFVTNTNWQAYSGESTLGHLAQMAGLAVQNFVSAAVGIAVAIALVRGFARNRTTGLGNFWVDLTRTCTRILLPISVIGATVLIAGGAVQNFSGHRTVTTLAGGTQAIPGGPVASQEVIKELGTNGGGFYNANSAHPFENPTAWTNFIEIFLLLVISFSLPRTFGRMVGDVRQGTAIVAVMAILWIGSVIAMNAFQIAHHGTNPMAAGGAFEGTDTRFGVPDSATFASSTTLTSTGAVNSFHDSYTALGGAVALLDMMLGEVAPGGTGSGLYGMLILAVITVFVAGLMVGRTPEYLGKKIGAREMKFAATYLLITPIVVLVGTGVAMSVPSARATMLNHGPHGFSEVLYAFTSAGNNNGSAFAGIGVNTTFWNTALGLVMLIGRFLPMVFVLGLAGSLASQGSVPPSAGTLPTHRAQFVGMVTGVVLIVVALTYLPALALGPFAEGI; translated from the coding sequence ATGGGGCCCACCGGTGCAGGCATCGTGTTCATCGCCACGCTCGCCCTCGCGCTGATCGTCGTGCACATCCCGCTCGGCGACTACATGTACCGCGTCTTCACCTCGCAGCGGCACCTGCGGGCCGAGCGCGCCCTGTACCGGATGATCGGGGTGGACGCCGACGCCGAGCAGACCTGGTCGGCCTACGCGCGCAGTGTGCTCGCTTTCTCCGTGGTCTCGGTGGTCGGTCTGTATCTGCTGCTGCGGTTGCAGGGTCACCTGCCCGGCAATCTCGGCTTCGCCGGGGTGGCGCCGGCGCTGGCCTGGAACACCGCAGCCAGCTTCGTCACGAACACGAACTGGCAGGCCTACTCCGGGGAATCGACGCTGGGTCACCTGGCCCAGATGGCCGGCCTGGCGGTGCAGAACTTCGTCTCCGCGGCGGTGGGGATCGCGGTGGCGATCGCGTTGGTGCGCGGCTTCGCGCGCAACCGCACCACCGGCCTGGGCAACTTCTGGGTGGACCTGACCCGCACCTGCACCCGGATCCTGCTGCCGATCTCGGTGATCGGCGCGACCGTGCTGATCGCCGGCGGCGCGGTGCAGAACTTCTCCGGCCACCGCACGGTGACCACACTGGCCGGCGGAACCCAGGCGATTCCCGGTGGTCCGGTGGCCAGCCAGGAGGTCATCAAGGAACTCGGCACCAACGGCGGCGGGTTCTACAACGCCAACTCCGCGCACCCGTTCGAGAACCCCACCGCGTGGACCAACTTCATCGAGATCTTCCTGCTGCTGGTGATTTCCTTCTCGCTGCCGCGCACCTTCGGCCGGATGGTCGGCGACGTGCGGCAGGGCACCGCGATCGTCGCGGTGATGGCGATCCTCTGGATCGGCAGTGTGATCGCGATGAACGCCTTCCAGATCGCCCATCACGGGACCAACCCGATGGCCGCGGGCGGGGCGTTCGAGGGAACGGACACCCGGTTCGGGGTGCCGGACTCGGCGACGTTCGCCTCGTCCACCACCTTGACCTCGACCGGCGCGGTGAACTCCTTCCATGACTCCTACACCGCACTGGGCGGCGCGGTTGCCCTGCTCGACATGATGCTCGGCGAGGTCGCGCCCGGCGGGACCGGCTCTGGCCTGTACGGCATGTTGATCCTTGCGGTGATCACGGTGTTCGTCGCGGGCCTCATGGTCGGGCGCACCCCGGAGTACCTGGGCAAGAAGATCGGCGCGCGGGAGATGAAGTTCGCCGCCACCTACCTGCTGATCACCCCGATCGTGGTGCTGGTCGGCACCGGCGTCGCGATGTCGGTGCCCTCCGCGCGCGCCACCATGCTCAACCACGGCCCGCACGGGTTCTCCGAGGTGCTCTATGCGTTCACCTCGGCGGGCAACAACAACGGCTCGGCGTTCGCCGGTATCGGGGTGAACACCACGTTCTGGAATACCGCGCTGGGCTTGGTCATGCTCATCGGCCGGTTCCTGCCGATGGTGTTCGTCCTCGGCCTGGCCGGGTCGTTGGCGAGCCAGGGCAGCGTGCCGCCGTCGGCGGGCACGTTGCCCACGCACCGGGCGCAGTTCGTTGGCATGGTCACCGGCGTGGTGCTGATCGTGGTCGCGCTGACCTACCTGCCGGCGTTGGCGCTCGGCCCGTTCGCGGAAGGAATCTGA
- a CDS encoding potassium-transporting ATPase subunit C, with the protein MRNQFQVPPWARTHLAAVRTFAVLTALLGLIYPVVMVSIAQAPGLHHRAEGSLVVFDGKTVGSALLGQNFTDKDGNPLPQYFQPRPSNAGKGYDPTSSGAGNLGPEDIADIDGRTSLLTTICGRAVAVATFEGLPKSAAARPYCTPGGVGAVLAVFGPRDSAGRVAGVDKVISVNEACPATPFLHDYRGVTVQCEQPGTDVAPAVLVAIRGNGPADPVIPPDAVTASGSGLDPQISPAYARLQADRIATQRGMTRDEVLRLIAVHTTERTLGFMGEPAVNVLELNTDLDRQHPVART; encoded by the coding sequence ATGCGTAATCAGTTCCAGGTACCGCCGTGGGCACGCACCCACCTGGCCGCCGTCCGCACCTTCGCAGTGCTGACCGCGCTACTCGGCCTGATCTACCCGGTCGTGATGGTCAGCATCGCCCAAGCGCCCGGCCTGCACCACCGCGCCGAGGGCTCGCTGGTCGTCTTCGACGGGAAGACCGTGGGCAGCGCGCTGCTCGGCCAGAACTTCACCGACAAAGACGGCAACCCGCTGCCGCAGTACTTCCAGCCGCGGCCGTCCAACGCCGGCAAGGGCTACGACCCGACCAGCAGCGGCGCCGGCAACCTCGGCCCGGAGGACATCGCCGACATCGACGGACGCACCTCGCTGCTCACCACGATCTGCGGCCGCGCCGTCGCGGTGGCCACCTTCGAGGGGCTGCCGAAATCGGCTGCGGCCCGGCCGTACTGCACGCCGGGCGGCGTCGGCGCGGTGCTCGCCGTGTTCGGCCCGCGCGACTCTGCCGGCCGGGTGGCAGGAGTGGACAAGGTGATCAGCGTCAACGAGGCCTGCCCGGCCACGCCGTTCCTGCACGACTACCGCGGCGTGACCGTGCAGTGCGAGCAGCCCGGCACTGACGTCGCGCCCGCGGTGCTGGTGGCGATCCGCGGTAATGGCCCGGCCGACCCGGTGATCCCGCCGGATGCGGTCACCGCGAGCGGCAGCGGCCTGGACCCGCAGATCTCCCCGGCCTACGCGCGGCTGCAGGCCGACCGGATCGCCACCCAACGCGGCATGACCCGCGATGAGGTGCTCCGCCTCATTGCCGTGCACACCACCGAGCGCACACTTGGCTTCATGGGTGAACCCGCGGTCAACGTGCTGGAGCTCAACACGGACCTGGACCGGCAGCATCCGGTCGCCCGGACGTGA
- a CDS encoding ATP-binding protein gives MSRGRLRIYLGAAPGVGKTYAMLGEGRRRAERGADVVVGLVETHARPKTAEMVADLEVLPRRELSYRGVAFAELDTDALIARHPEVALIDELAHTNVPGSVHTKRWQDVDAILDAGIDVITTVNIQHLESLNDVVEDITGVKQRETVPDEVVRRADQVEIVDMTAEALRRRMAHGNIYPPDRIDAALGRYFRVGNLTALRELALLWLADKVDDQLDRYRAEHNISGTWETRERVVVALTGGPEGETLIRRAARIAERARGADLLAVHVGRTDGLAGADRAMLSTQRQLVEGLGGSYHDVIGDDVPRALLEFATGVNATQLVLGTSRRGRFARALSAGVGATVTARSGTIDVHLVTHDAAPPPRTPRRTPPALSRRRQVSGFTTALIGLPALTVALSHVRTHIALSSDIMLFLMLVVAVALIGGLWPALTTALVGSALLNYWFTPPIHKWTISHHDNLLGITAYVCVAIAVSAVVDLAARRARDATRAGADAEILASLADAVLRGERAVTDLLTRLREIYALSSVALLERQPDAPSSWSVVACAGEECPTPAQADTEVAVADNLVLVLRGPALPAGSRRVLEAFGAQTVLALRQQRLTEAAEATEPLLRADQVRRALLSAVSHDLRTPLASARAAVQSLRDDSIVWQPEERGELLATAHESLDRLDGLVANLLDMSRLQSDALGLVPVPLAVEDVVPHALDELGPASAGVRICVPPDLPEILADPGLLERILVNLVANAMRFNPAGRPVLVSASSLGDTVEIRVVDYGPGIPAADRERVFQAFQRLGDRDNHNGVGLGLAVARGLAEAMGGSVTPEDTPGGGLTMVLAMPCVPDHPGVRTTVSHSSPLFGRPVGMMDR, from the coding sequence GTGAGTCGAGGCCGCCTGCGTATCTACCTCGGGGCTGCTCCCGGGGTCGGCAAGACCTATGCCATGTTGGGCGAGGGGCGGCGTCGCGCGGAGCGCGGTGCCGACGTCGTGGTCGGGTTGGTGGAGACCCATGCCCGGCCGAAGACCGCGGAGATGGTCGCCGACCTCGAAGTCCTGCCGCGCCGCGAGCTCAGCTACCGCGGGGTGGCCTTCGCCGAACTCGACACCGACGCGCTGATTGCCCGTCACCCCGAGGTCGCGCTGATCGACGAACTCGCGCACACCAACGTGCCCGGCTCGGTGCACACCAAGCGCTGGCAGGACGTGGACGCGATCCTCGACGCCGGTATCGACGTCATCACTACCGTCAACATCCAGCACCTGGAATCGCTCAACGACGTGGTCGAGGACATCACCGGGGTCAAACAGCGGGAGACCGTCCCGGACGAGGTGGTCCGTCGCGCCGACCAGGTAGAGATCGTCGACATGACGGCCGAGGCGCTGCGCCGCCGGATGGCGCACGGCAACATCTACCCGCCCGACCGCATCGACGCCGCGCTCGGCCGGTACTTCCGCGTCGGCAACCTGACCGCGCTGCGGGAACTGGCGCTGCTCTGGCTGGCCGACAAGGTCGACGACCAACTCGACCGCTACCGCGCCGAGCACAACATCTCCGGTACCTGGGAAACCCGCGAGCGCGTCGTGGTTGCGCTGACCGGCGGGCCGGAGGGCGAGACGCTGATCCGCCGGGCGGCCCGTATCGCCGAACGCGCCCGCGGGGCGGACCTGCTCGCCGTGCACGTCGGCCGAACCGATGGCCTGGCCGGCGCGGACCGCGCAATGCTGTCCACCCAAAGGCAGTTGGTCGAGGGCCTGGGCGGCAGCTACCACGACGTGATCGGCGACGACGTGCCGCGCGCGTTGCTGGAGTTCGCCACCGGCGTCAACGCCACTCAATTGGTACTGGGCACCAGCCGACGCGGCCGGTTCGCCCGCGCGCTGTCCGCGGGCGTCGGCGCCACCGTCACTGCGCGGTCCGGGACCATCGACGTGCACCTGGTCACCCATGACGCGGCACCCCCGCCCCGTACCCCGCGACGCACCCCGCCCGCGCTGAGTCGGCGGCGGCAGGTGAGCGGATTCACCACCGCGCTGATCGGCCTGCCCGCGCTCACCGTGGCGCTGAGCCACGTGCGCACCCACATCGCGCTGTCCAGCGACATCATGCTGTTCCTGATGCTGGTCGTCGCGGTCGCGTTGATCGGCGGGCTGTGGCCGGCCCTGACCACGGCGCTGGTCGGTTCGGCGTTGTTGAACTACTGGTTCACCCCACCCATCCACAAATGGACGATCTCCCACCACGACAACCTGCTCGGCATCACCGCTTACGTGTGCGTGGCGATCGCGGTGTCCGCGGTGGTGGACCTGGCCGCGCGGAGGGCCCGCGACGCCACCCGGGCGGGTGCGGACGCGGAGATCCTGGCCTCCCTCGCCGACGCGGTGCTGCGCGGGGAGCGGGCGGTGACCGACTTGCTGACCCGGTTGCGGGAGATCTACGCGCTGAGTTCGGTGGCGCTGCTGGAACGACAACCTGACGCACCGTCATCCTGGAGCGTGGTCGCGTGCGCGGGTGAGGAATGCCCGACCCCGGCGCAGGCAGACACCGAGGTCGCCGTCGCGGACAACCTGGTGCTGGTGCTGCGCGGCCCGGCGCTGCCGGCCGGCAGCAGGCGGGTGTTGGAGGCCTTCGGCGCGCAGACGGTCCTGGCCCTGCGGCAGCAGCGGCTGACCGAGGCGGCCGAGGCCACCGAGCCGTTGCTGCGCGCCGACCAGGTGCGCCGCGCGTTGCTCTCCGCGGTCAGCCACGACCTGCGCACCCCGTTGGCGTCGGCCCGGGCGGCGGTGCAGAGCCTGCGCGACGACAGCATTGTGTGGCAACCGGAAGAACGCGGCGAGTTGTTGGCCACCGCTCACGAGTCGTTGGACCGCCTCGACGGGCTGGTCGCGAACCTGCTCGACATGAGCCGGCTGCAATCCGACGCGCTGGGCCTGGTGCCCGTGCCGCTGGCCGTCGAGGACGTGGTGCCGCACGCCCTGGACGAACTCGGCCCGGCCTCGGCCGGGGTGCGCATCTGCGTGCCGCCGGACCTGCCGGAGATCCTCGCCGACCCCGGCCTGCTGGAACGGATCCTGGTGAACCTGGTGGCCAATGCGATGCGGTTCAACCCGGCGGGTCGACCGGTGCTGGTCTCGGCCAGTTCTCTGGGCGACACCGTGGAGATCCGGGTCGTCGATTACGGTCCGGGCATCCCGGCCGCCGACCGGGAGCGGGTGTTCCAGGCCTTCCAACGCCTCGGCGACCGCGACAACCACAACGGCGTGGGGCTGGGGTTGGCCGTGGCCCGGGGCCTGGCCGAGGCCATGGGCGGCAGCGTGACCCCGGAGGACACCCCGGGCGGCGGGCTCACCATGGTGTTGGCCATGCCGTGCGTGCCGGACCACCCTGGCGTCCGGACCACCGTGAGCCATAGCTCACCCCTTTTCGGACGCCCGGTGGGGATGATGGACCGATGA
- a CDS encoding LLM class flavin-dependent oxidoreductase has product MKLSCAFDTSLDTPEHVRIAEELGYERAWLYDSPPLLADLWTQITRAADRTDRIGLGAGVLIPNLRHPSTTASAIATLVGVAGRERVAVGIGTGYTGRMALGQKPLAWASVAEYIRTVKALLRGEETLWDGQLIKMMAWPGFLPDRPIELPWVVAAMGPKGEATARREADGVFVVDQAVPGFDWNILLAFGTVLRPGEDPNSARVLNAAGPGAAVLYHFAVAHNNLDLVPGAKEYAALYDDVAPERLHLELHYGHLCGLNERDQKFINGDMLAGAGLALSRQGWQEKVAGLAAQGVTELVYQPIGDSIPGELEDFAAMFRGA; this is encoded by the coding sequence ATGAAGCTGTCCTGTGCGTTCGACACCTCGCTGGACACCCCGGAGCACGTGCGCATCGCCGAGGAACTCGGCTACGAGCGCGCCTGGCTCTACGACTCACCGCCCCTCCTGGCCGACCTGTGGACCCAGATCACCCGCGCCGCCGATCGCACCGACCGGATCGGGCTCGGTGCCGGTGTGCTGATCCCTAACCTGCGGCATCCCTCGACCACCGCCTCCGCGATCGCCACGCTGGTCGGCGTCGCCGGTCGGGAACGCGTCGCGGTCGGCATCGGCACCGGCTACACCGGCCGGATGGCGCTGGGTCAGAAACCGCTGGCCTGGGCCTCGGTCGCGGAATACATCCGCACCGTGAAGGCCCTGCTGCGAGGTGAGGAGACGCTCTGGGACGGCCAACTGATCAAGATGATGGCCTGGCCGGGCTTCCTGCCGGATCGGCCCATCGAGTTGCCCTGGGTGGTCGCCGCGATGGGCCCCAAGGGGGAGGCGACGGCCCGTCGGGAGGCCGACGGGGTGTTTGTGGTGGACCAGGCCGTCCCCGGCTTCGACTGGAACATCTTGCTGGCGTTCGGCACGGTGCTACGTCCCGGCGAGGACCCGAACTCCGCGCGCGTGCTCAACGCCGCCGGCCCCGGCGCCGCGGTGCTGTACCACTTCGCGGTTGCGCACAACAACCTCGACCTGGTGCCCGGCGCCAAGGAGTACGCCGCCCTGTATGACGACGTCGCACCCGAGCGTCTGCACCTCGAGCTGCACTACGGGCACCTGTGCGGGCTCAACGAACGCGACCAGAAGTTCATCAACGGCGACATGCTGGCCGGTGCCGGGCTCGCGTTGTCCCGGCAGGGCTGGCAGGAGAAGGTCGCCGGCCTCGCGGCGCAGGGCGTCACCGAACTCGTCTACCAACCGATCGGCGACTCCATTCCCGGTGAGCTGGAGGATTTCGCCGCCATGTTCCGGGGAGCGTGA
- a CDS encoding DUF1330 domain-containing protein, which yields MPAYVVITSDVHDPERLGKEYGPVANSTLTKHGGRVLAAGNRTENPEGGMLRSRGLILELPDLDTALRWSQDPEYTAVAKVREETSTTSAIAVAGMDAPAPRVSASEPSSPAGGAFAVVTLELTDPQRFTEEYIPATMALIIKHGGRMLAGVGDAEVLYGKDFRERTVIVEFDDMDTALGWYNSPEYAPLIKLRQETTNGDLVIISGD from the coding sequence ATGCCTGCATACGTAGTGATCACCAGTGACGTCCACGACCCCGAGCGCCTGGGCAAGGAGTACGGCCCGGTCGCCAACAGCACGCTGACCAAGCACGGCGGCCGGGTGCTGGCCGCCGGCAACCGCACCGAGAACCCCGAGGGCGGCATGCTACGCAGCCGGGGGCTGATCCTGGAACTGCCCGACCTGGACACCGCGTTGCGCTGGTCGCAGGACCCGGAGTACACGGCGGTGGCGAAGGTCCGCGAGGAGACCTCCACCACCTCGGCCATCGCCGTGGCCGGCATGGACGCGCCGGCCCCGCGGGTGTCAGCGAGTGAGCCCTCTTCACCAGCGGGTGGGGCGTTCGCGGTCGTGACCCTGGAGTTGACCGATCCGCAGCGCTTCACCGAGGAGTACATCCCGGCCACGATGGCGCTCATCATCAAGCACGGTGGGCGCATGCTGGCCGGGGTGGGGGACGCGGAAGTGCTGTACGGCAAGGATTTCCGTGAGCGCACCGTCATCGTCGAGTTCGACGACATGGACACCGCGTTGGGCTGGTACAACTCACCGGAGTACGCGCCGTTGATCAAGCTGCGCCAGGAGACCACGAACGGGGACCTGGTCATCATCAGCGGCGACTGA
- the kdpB gene encoding potassium-transporting ATPase subunit KdpB produces the protein MLSFAMVWRSVPDALAKLNPCTLWRNPVMFVVEVGAVWTTVPAARDPSVFAVSIAGWLWLTVVFANLAEAVAEGRGKAQAATLRAAKRDTMATRLIGWMPGLGFPLVEQETVPAAQLTRGDHVEVRANQIVPGDGDIVEGIASIDESAITGESAPVIRESGGDRSAVTGGTTVLSDRIVVRITQRPGESFLDRMIALVEGANRQKTPNEIALNILLASLTVIFLLAVATLQPMAIFAKTTQPGVPDSAALTNDGVTGIVLVSLLVCLIPTTIGALLSAIGIAGMDRLVQRNVLAMSGRAVEAAGDVNTLLLDKTGTITYGNRQATAFSPAIGITTDELTRAATLASRADETPEGRSIVALAEREFAVPEDPDSALATFVPFTAQTRMSGADLSANGSSRQLRKGAATAIAAWVRENGGEGPSDEIHEVVDGIGASGGTPLVVAEWVPGRPARVLGVIALSDVVKTGMRERFDQLRQMGIRTVMITGDNPLTARAIAAEAGVDDFLAEATPEDKMALIKREQAGGKLVAMTGDGTNDAPALAQADVGVAMNSGTAAAKEAGNMVDLDSDPTKLIEIVAIGKQLLITRGALTTFSIANDIAKFFAIIPAMFVVAYPRLDRLNVMHLHSPQSAILSAVIFNAVVIVALIPLALRGVRYRPGSASALLRRNLSVYGLGGVVVPFLGIKLIDLAVQYLPGQSF, from the coding sequence GTGCTGTCATTCGCGATGGTGTGGCGCAGCGTGCCGGACGCGCTGGCCAAGCTGAACCCGTGCACGCTGTGGCGCAACCCGGTCATGTTCGTCGTCGAGGTCGGCGCGGTGTGGACCACCGTGCCGGCCGCCCGCGACCCGTCGGTGTTCGCGGTGTCGATCGCCGGGTGGCTGTGGCTGACCGTGGTGTTCGCCAACCTGGCCGAGGCCGTCGCGGAGGGCCGGGGCAAGGCCCAGGCGGCCACGTTGCGGGCCGCGAAGCGGGACACCATGGCGACCCGGCTGATCGGTTGGATGCCTGGCCTCGGTTTCCCGTTGGTAGAACAGGAAACCGTGCCGGCGGCGCAACTGACCCGGGGCGACCACGTCGAGGTGAGGGCGAATCAGATCGTGCCCGGCGACGGGGACATCGTCGAGGGCATCGCCAGCATCGACGAATCCGCGATCACCGGGGAGTCCGCGCCGGTGATCCGCGAGTCCGGTGGTGACCGGTCCGCGGTGACCGGCGGCACCACAGTGCTCTCCGACCGCATCGTCGTGCGGATCACCCAACGGCCGGGCGAGTCGTTCCTGGACCGGATGATCGCGTTGGTGGAGGGCGCCAACCGGCAGAAGACGCCGAACGAGATCGCGTTGAACATCCTGCTCGCCTCGTTGACGGTGATCTTCCTGTTGGCGGTGGCCACGCTGCAGCCGATGGCCATCTTCGCCAAGACCACCCAGCCCGGCGTGCCGGACTCCGCGGCGCTGACCAACGACGGCGTCACCGGCATCGTGCTGGTCTCGCTGCTGGTCTGCCTGATCCCGACCACCATCGGAGCGTTGCTGTCCGCGATCGGCATCGCGGGCATGGACCGCCTGGTGCAACGCAACGTGCTGGCCATGAGCGGTCGGGCGGTCGAGGCCGCCGGTGACGTGAACACGTTGCTGCTGGACAAAACGGGGACCATCACCTACGGCAACCGACAGGCCACCGCTTTCTCTCCGGCGATCGGCATCACCACCGACGAGCTGACCCGGGCGGCCACGCTGGCCAGCCGCGCCGACGAAACCCCGGAGGGTCGCTCGATCGTTGCGTTGGCCGAACGCGAGTTCGCGGTGCCCGAGGACCCCGACAGCGCGTTAGCCACCTTCGTGCCATTCACCGCGCAGACCCGCATGTCCGGCGCGGACCTGTCCGCGAACGGCTCTTCACGGCAGCTGCGCAAGGGCGCGGCCACCGCGATCGCCGCCTGGGTGCGGGAGAACGGCGGCGAGGGACCGTCGGATGAGATTCACGAGGTGGTGGACGGCATCGGCGCCTCCGGGGGGACCCCGCTGGTGGTGGCCGAGTGGGTACCCGGCCGCCCGGCCCGGGTGCTCGGCGTGATCGCGCTGTCCGACGTGGTCAAGACCGGCATGCGCGAGCGCTTCGACCAGCTGCGGCAGATGGGCATCCGCACGGTGATGATCACCGGCGACAACCCGCTGACCGCGCGGGCCATCGCCGCCGAGGCGGGGGTCGACGACTTCCTCGCCGAGGCCACGCCCGAGGACAAGATGGCGCTGATCAAGCGCGAGCAGGCCGGCGGCAAGCTCGTCGCGATGACCGGCGACGGCACCAACGACGCCCCCGCACTGGCTCAGGCCGACGTGGGTGTGGCGATGAACTCCGGGACGGCCGCGGCCAAGGAGGCCGGGAACATGGTCGACCTGGACTCCGACCCCACCAAACTCATCGAGATCGTGGCGATCGGCAAGCAGTTGCTGATCACCCGCGGCGCGTTGACAACGTTCTCCATCGCCAATGACATCGCGAAGTTCTTTGCGATCATCCCGGCGATGTTCGTGGTCGCCTACCCGCGGCTGGACCGCCTCAACGTGATGCATCTGCACAGCCCGCAATCCGCGATCCTGTCCGCGGTCATCTTCAACGCGGTGGTCATCGTCGCGCTGATCCCGCTGGCGTTGCGCGGGGTGCGCTACCGCCCCGGCTCGGCGTCCGCGCTGCTGCGGCGCAACCTGTCCGTCTATGGCCTCGGTGGGGTGGTGGTGCCGTTCCTCGGCATCAAGCTCATCGACCTCGCCGTCCAGTACCTGCCGGGCCAGAGCTTCTGA
- the kdpF gene encoding K(+)-transporting ATPase subunit F, which translates to MSGDNVVGLIIAAGLLVFCLAALLFPEKF; encoded by the coding sequence GTGAGCGGCGACAACGTCGTCGGGCTGATTATCGCCGCCGGGTTGCTGGTGTTCTGCCTGGCCGCGTTGCTGTTCCCGGAGAAGTTCTGA
- a CDS encoding glucose 1-dehydrogenase, with protein MTGIADALFDLSGKVAVVTGGSRGLGHEMVHAFAAQGADIVVVSRKSADCEATAAEVRERYQCRALALPTNVSDWTQCDILVEQVYNAFGRVDVLVNNAGLSPLYDSLVGVSEALFDKVIGVNLKGPFRLTARIGERMAADGGGSIINISSVGSIRPSPDYLPYAAAKAGLNALTEGFARAWAPHVRVNGIMAGPFRTDIAKAWDPTQEQEWFGAMAMGRAGEPDEIIGAALYFASAASSFATGAILRVDGGTP; from the coding sequence ATGACCGGTATCGCCGACGCACTGTTCGATCTGTCCGGCAAGGTGGCGGTGGTCACCGGTGGTAGCCGCGGCCTGGGCCACGAAATGGTGCACGCCTTCGCCGCCCAGGGTGCGGACATCGTGGTGGTCTCCCGCAAGTCCGCGGACTGTGAGGCAACCGCGGCGGAGGTCCGTGAGCGTTACCAGTGCCGTGCGCTGGCGCTGCCCACCAACGTCAGCGACTGGACGCAGTGCGACATCCTCGTCGAGCAGGTGTACAACGCCTTCGGTCGGGTGGACGTGCTGGTGAACAATGCGGGCCTCTCGCCGCTCTATGACAGCCTCGTCGGCGTCTCCGAAGCCCTGTTCGACAAGGTCATCGGGGTGAACCTCAAGGGCCCGTTCCGGCTCACCGCGCGGATCGGTGAGCGGATGGCCGCCGATGGCGGCGGCTCGATCATCAACATCTCCTCGGTCGGCTCGATCCGGCCCTCGCCCGACTACTTGCCCTACGCGGCGGCCAAGGCGGGTCTCAACGCGCTGACCGAGGGCTTTGCCAGGGCCTGGGCGCCGCACGTGCGGGTGAACGGCATCATGGCCGGCCCGTTCCGCACTGACATCGCCAAGGCCTGGGACCCGACCCAGGAACAGGAGTGGTTCGGCGCGATGGCCATGGGCCGGGCCGGCGAGCCGGACGAGATCATCGGCGCCGCGCTGTACTTCGCCTCGGCCGCCTCCAGCTTCGCCACCGGCGCGATCCTGCGGGTGGACGGCGGCACGCCCTGA